In one Magallana gigas chromosome 7, xbMagGiga1.1, whole genome shotgun sequence genomic region, the following are encoded:
- the LOC105329806 gene encoding uncharacterized protein isoform X2, whose protein sequence is MKYPDSVLIWIHIFTLCVAEETTKLEGDIIIGGLFKIFNLKDGACSNTVDTASVRDYEAVKWTLKKLNAANYIPGINIGIEAFSTCDIPGRAVYHTVNFVQKAFENHANSSSLPIVGILGPEASSEAEETSAFLSSLSKEYQLYQFLFSATSSNLNDERLSNIVRVIPSDTIQTKVMQHFLKQLEWNYVAVVYENTTYGRTAFEELSSSAKFEGICIAKSFPIEIGITVDFSALQTVLDNLLSNAESQITGVIFFVSTTTASDFLSIVQGRKQGSFFRLMMVFSESIALERSMLKNYDSVSKGTFVTSPPVLEVKEFSNHWNSILSNKTSFLDEYVTNHWLLNVLRKYISCDPFQETCLMPTLQEVSTSENENIFEGYAIVAALLQVNGIKELHSEKCKGSDGICTELRETLHKHKNMLFKKSSREVIFQDVPFHFEKNFSIILNGKNEVLMNGNISAYEVYQYRRCLDKNEDFCLEKVADYGENSLKVLTGRLVDYSDNNNEIQWPNMYKAQCSLGRNCKSCKVENTENDIYFKNGDFFIIGMAPVNTGDLSNPLHCGVIRESNGWECTEAISYAVDDINQNKDVFPNSTIGFIILNSCNQPVLTSKKLLNIMNNGVTLPNGTVVHDVSSRVLGVVAELGSSISQAAAEVLQEFNIVQVAYGSTAAVLSDREEYKYFLRLTTPDTNQAVAMVDISKKLDLTYIQILFSEGTYGEGGRDDIIRAAKSSKVCVANEIIVQENKYSKVLDDLRRNPYAKVVLLFLKSHVVSEVIEVITRSMDAEEFVFIASEAFGTRTEIIENNPKLENSLSLSLEIPLSGNNLKGYIYSKSTEKYYLNPWTRSFLEKKNACFFPGSFDKSSNKQCEKVFDRYNSSDINYDIWSPFALHAAKVVLNGAYSAFRHICGLNSKTICSEYRDNPKRVWEYFQRQNLSLNGVQTSIFDDNGDGNLGHVIYQIKKSKTDPKVLEFVKVGSFSQSTKLNLSRIDTINPTECQNQKCKDYCTLFYNGNAKDEKETSNDSSNTGVVVGLSVVAAIFVFSTIALIIYILIIRRGLLKSIQEQEHYGNKNQNIRCLRLKPSWKPLKWILQNFRCEMNI, encoded by the exons atgaaatatccGGATTCCGTGTTGATTTGGATACACATATTTACACTCTGCGTTGCTGAAGAAACAACTAAATTAGAGGGAGATATAATAATTGGTGGACTATTCAAAATCTTCAACCTAAAGGATGGTGCTTGCTCCAACACAGTAGATACAGCGTCTGTTAGAGACTACGAAGCAGTAAAATGGACCTTAAAGAAGTTGAATGCAGCTAACTACATACCTGGGATTAACATAG GTATCGAGGCGTTTTCCACGTGTGACATACCAGGAAGAGCAGTGTACCACACTGTGAATTTTGTCCAGAAGGCTTTTGAAAACCACGCTAATTCATCGTCTCTCCCAATCGTAG GTATACTTGGCCCAGAAGCAAGTTCAGAGGCTGAAGAAACGTCGGCTTTTCTAAGTTCTTTATCAAAGGAGTATCAGCTTTATCAGTTTCTTTTCTCTGCGACAAGTTCAAACTTAAATGATGAAAGACTGTCCAATATAGTGAGAGTAATACCAAGCGATACAATTCAGACAAAG GTTATGCAGCACTTTTTGAAACAACTAGAATGGAATTATGTTGCAGTCGTGTATGAAAATACAACCTATGGAAGAACAGCTTTCGAAGAACTCTCAAGTTCCGCTAAATTTGAGGGTATTTGTATAGCAAAATCGTTTCCTATTGAAATTGGAATAACTGTCGACTTCAGTGCTCTACAGACCGTTTTGGACAATCTGTTAAGTAATGCCGAGAGCCAGATCACGGGTGTCATATTTTTCGTGTCTACCACAACTGCTAGTGACTTTCTTAGTATTGTCCAAGGTCGTAAACAAGGATCATTTTTTCGACTGATGATGGTATTTTCAGAATCGATAGCATTGGAACGATCTATGCTGAAAAATTATGATAGTGTATCGAAAGGAACATTTGTAACTAGCCCACCAGTACTTGAAGTGAAAGAGTTCTCTAACCATTGGAATAGTATTCTTTCGaacaaaacttcatttttaGATGAATATGTAACCAATCATTGGCTACTAAATGTACTTCGCAAATATATCTCTTGTGATCCATTTCAAGAAACCTGCTTGATGCCAACGTTACAAGAAGTGAGCACTTCGGAAAACGAAAATATATTTGAAGGATATGCAATCGTTGCTGCTCTTCTTCAAGTGAATGGAATCAAAGAGCTGCATTCGGAAAAGTGTAAAGGTAGTGACGGAATCTGTACAGAATTGAGAGAAACTCTGcacaaacataaaaatatgCTTTTTAAGAAGAGTTCACGTGAAGTCATATTTCAGGATGTACCATTCCACTTCGAAAAGAATTTCAGTATTATTCTAAATGGGAAAAACGAGGTACTAATGAACGGAAATATTTCGGCCTATGAAGTTTATCAGTATCGGCGATGCCTTGATAAGAATGAAGATTTCTGTTTAGAAaag GTAGCTGACTATGGCGAGAACTCATTGAAGGTATTAACTGGGAGACTTGTTGATTATAGTGACAACAACAACGAAATACAATGGCCAAACATGTACAAGGCACAGTGTTCTCTTGGAAGGAACTGTAAATCCTGTAAAGTAGAAAATACCGAAAAtgacatttactttaaaaatggggatttttttatcattggaaTGGCTCCTGTCAACACTGGAGATCTCTCAAATCCATTACATTGTGGTGTTATCAGAGAATCCAATGGATGGGAATGCACAGAGGCCATTTCTTACGCAGTTGATGATATAAACCAGAATAAAGACGTATTTCCAAACTCTACAATTGGTTTTATCATATTGAATAGTTGCAATCAACCTGTTCTCACTAGTAAAAAACTACTGAATATAATGAACAATGGTGTAACCCTACCAAATGGGACTGTTGTGCATGATGTGTCTTCCAGAGTATTAGGTGTTGTTGCTGAATTGGGTAGCAGCATTAGTCAGGCAGCAGCAGAGGTATTGCAGGAATTCAACATTGTCCAAGTAGCTTACGGGTCAACAGCAGCAGTTCTTAGCGACAGAGAAGAATACAAATACTTTTTAAGATTAACCACTCCAGATACAAATCAAGCTGTGGCCATGGTCGACATCTCAAAAAAGTTAGACTTGACCTACATTCAAATACTTTTTAGTGAAGGCACGTATGGCGAAGGTGGACGCGATGACATTATTCGTGCGGCAAAGTCATCGAAAGTGTGTGTAGCTAACGAAATCATAGttcaagaaaataaatactCGAAGGTTCTTGACGATTTAAGAAGAAACCCGTATGCTAAAGTAGTCCTGTTGTTCCTTAAATCACACGTCGTCTCGGAGGTTATCGAAGTGATAACAAGATCAATGGATGCTgaagaatttgtttttattgcaaGTGAGGCCTTTGGCACGAGAACGGAGATAATTGAGAACAATCCCAAACTAGAGAATTCTTTATCATTATCCTTGGAAATACCACTGAGCGGAAATAATCTAAAGGgctatatatattcaaaatcaacagaaaaataCTATTTAAATCCCTGGACACGGTcttttcttgagaaaaagaatGCATGCTTTTTTCCTGGAAGTTTTGACAAATCTTCCAATAAACAATGTGAAAAGGTATTTGACCGGTATAATTCCAGTGACATCAACTATGACATTTGGTCTCCTTTTGCCCTGCATGCTGCTAAGGTAGTGTTAAATGGAGCGTATTCCGCTTTTCGTCATATTTGTGGGCTAAATTCTAAAACAATATGCTCCGAATATAGAGATAACCCAAAACGAGTATGGGAGTATTTTCAACGACAGAATCTCTCTCTGAACGGTGTTCAAACAAGTATCTTTGATGACAACGGAGACGGAAATCTTGGCCATGTTATATACCAGATAAAGAAATCGAAGACTGATCCAAAGGTGCTGGAATTCGTTAAG GTTGGAAGTTTTAGCCAATCAACTAAACTCAATTTAAGCAGAATTGATACAATCAACCCTACTGAATGTCAGAATCAAAAATGTAAAGATTATTGTACTTTGTTTTACAATGGAAACGCGAaggatgaaaaagaaacaag caatgaTAGTTCTAATACAGGAGTTGTTGTTGGTCTGTCCGTAGTAGCAGCTATATTTGTGTTCAGCACAATCGCATTAATCATTTACATACTCATCATTAGGAGAG gATTGTTAAAGTCAATACAGGAACAAGAACATTAtggtaataaaaatcaaaatattagatGTTTGAGACTCAAGCCAAGTTGGAAGCCCTTGAAA TGGATCCTACAGAATTTTCGATGCGAAATGAATATTTAA